A window of Pangasianodon hypophthalmus isolate fPanHyp1 chromosome 29, fPanHyp1.pri, whole genome shotgun sequence genomic DNA:
CGTGTGCCTCTACTTTGAGCTGAGATAAACTCATAGGGTTTTGATCTGTAAAAACATTACACCAAAGAGGTGTGTGACATCGctgattaattcaattcaattttatttgtatagcgcttttaacaatgaacactgtctcaaagcagctttacagaacataagaaacaatagaacataagaaacaatagaacataagaaacaataaaaaaacttgcaaacagtcctagatgttagacagaattatccctagtgagcaagcctgaggcgactgaggagactgtggcaaggaaaaactcccttagatgatatgaggaagaaaccttgagaggaaccagactcaaaagggaaaaaTTAAAGTCTGTGCTGTTTACTTACTATATGTAGTTATATGAAGGTGAAAAGGTCTATAAAACAGGTGGCCTGTGTGAGTTCCTGTAGCTCATGTGGATGAGTGTCGCCTCTGGGTtgagaggttgctggttcaaaccccagccaggACTCCAGGATGAGATGGTTGAGGAATCAATGGCAGTGTGAGTGATGTGGAAGGTGCAGGATGGTCTGAGGGCCTGTACTGGTCAGGGGGGGTAATATCCGGGCAGCTGCCCCCCCTGGACCAGGGTTGGAGGAGAAATGGGTTATGATGGTTAGCAAGGGAGTGTCGACTTAGTTTTGCATAATTAGGGAGCACTGTAAAAACTAAGTCGACACTCCCTTGCTAAGCATCATAACCCCTTCCACCTCCAACCCTGGTCCAGGGTATTACCCCCACCACTACACACCCTCTACCACATCACTCACACTACCAGTGACGCCTGAATCAACTCCATCCATATCCTGGAGTCCTGGCTGggggtttgaaccagcaacctcaCAACCCAGAGGCGATGCTCATCCACATGAGCTACAGGAACTCACACAAGCCACCTCTTTTATAGATCTTTTCACTTTCGTATTAGTCACCGGCATATACTAAATAAACTGCACAAAAAACAGCCCTTTTAACTCCACCTTCTGCATTTCTCCACCCAACAAACCAAGCAGGTTTTAAACCAGCAATCTCCAAGTCCAAAGGCAAGGCTTTTACCACAAAGCCACAAAACCCCCAAACGCCACCAAAGGCCACCAAAGGCCACCAAAGGCACAGTGGTGTCATAGtgcctttgtgttttaaaatagcAAGCAtgaaaaaaccccacaaatcATTTTTGGCTTCATCCATATACTCACTGtatcaaaagttacaataacatgccaaaatgCTTTCATCAAAGTGCCATTTTTGCTCCTCCCCcacattttgtccaatcttcaccacatttggctcacatcatcttgataCCTGTCTAAACACTGCAGCAGCAacgccaccctgctgcccatgtgttcatctagacctttcctcctacagtcagagaatcccaccactgtctgtggtcagaacacacacatcatgattgaaactacaaatcactctgaaatccctttgcctaatgtcatggctctgctttcctgtgattgcttcgGCAACAactgcagtgtgtctgtgaatgtgtggatcacagagtctgggtgcttggccccctgaaaatgctgcttgcagctttaattttatttaaagaattagaattagaattagctttattcgccaagtgtgtgtgcagacacacaaggaatttgttgtgttttttttttatggtgctcttggtacatacatatcttacatgagaacagaaaacatcttaaatagtaagacttaacaataaaaaataaaaaataataatgtgtatgactctggaacagaagatttctgtacagatttgtgcattatttactctatatctctttatttatacagtatatgtatttaCATAGTACTTGAGAAAGAGGTagtaattagagatggaggatgaattacagaaatgaattatagaataaaaaaaacacaggtaatgattcctgtgttagctgtttaagctggagatggcacggaggaaaaaactgtttttatgcctagatgttctagtgcacagagatctgtaacgtCCGCCTGAAGGGAGGAGTGTAAACAGGTTGTGGgcggggtgagaggggtctgtgatgatgttagctgcccgtttcttcactctggagttATACAAGTCCTGAAGGTTGGGCAGGTGCACACACCTGATCCGTTCTGCTGTCCTGACAGTCCACTGCAGTCTTCTTATATCTGATTTGCTGGCTgacccaaaccagacagttatagaagagcacGGAACCGACTCAGtaacagctgagtaaaactgTGTCATCTGCGCCTGTGGCAGGTTGAAGTTTTTCAGTTGACGAAGGAAGAacaacctctgctgggcctttttcacaatggagtcaatgtgaatgtcccacttcaggtcctgagagatggtggtgcCCAGGAACTTGAATGATCCACTGCAGCCACGGTGCTGTCCATGACAGTGAGAAGGGGGAGAGCAGGGGGGgtttctcctgaagtccactatcatctccacagttttgagtgtgttcagctccaggttgttgtgactgcaccagacagccagctgCTCAACCTCTTGTCTGTAAGCAGACTCGTCGCCGTCCTGGATGAGACCGATGACTgtagtgtcatctgcaaacttcaggagCTTGACAGAGGGGTCTTTAGAGGTGCAGTCATTTGTGTAGAGGGAGAAAAGCAGTGGGGAGAGAACGCagccctgaggagctccagtgctgatgGTGCGGGTGCTGGATGTGAATTTTCCCAGCCTCActagctgctgcctgtctgtcaggaagctggtgatccactgacagatGGAGGTGGGTACAGAGAGCTGTGTCAGTTTATTCAGAAGCCCCTGGTTTGTCCAGATGTTGGAGGATGTAGTGCAATCCCGTattgactgcatcatccacagacCTCGTTTGCTTggtaagcaaactgcagggggtccagcataatttaatttataattaaattaattatatttatttatagaccCCATTTTGGTTTGGAAAGCATTGCTGACCTtgataatgtgaaaaaaagtgaCTACATGCTAATGCTAGTGACTAGATCCAAGATTCAAAAGTTTGTCACATGCACATTCAGaggagcagagagatgagatgtGGCAGCTCTGAGAACTCTGTATAACAattcactgtaactgtaatggGTATAACATAAGGGGAAGCACAAGACAACAGAACAACACGAGCATTCAGACTAACAGCTACTGCTAGACTACGCAGATtcaagaagtttttttttctgtaatgatttaaaatgtacatgGCACGTGTTATGTATgtctggccacgcccctttcCTTTCCCCCCTCAGTATCGCTGTAGCTTTCACCCCTCCAAAGCCTCAGACGATACTATCATCAATCTGCAGTGGTTATAGAGCACAATAGGATGATGGTATATCTCACTAGTGTACTCTCCAGCCTAGCTGTTATTCTCTAACAGAATATTAACTGTGGGAGTGCACTACTTAAGCAACCTGTTTGATGAAATAAACAGTCGCCATCTTTTTAAGATCAAAATATCACTCCATGCATGTAATTcctttttgctcattttttaagAAGGGTGCTAATAACTTTGGAGTGGTCCATATTTGATGCACATTGTAACTGCATGATGCTTTGCAGTGTTTAAAAGTCCTATTCATGACTCTTTGGCTCTTTAAAATGTTCTGGGATAAAAATCATCCTGCATTATTTTGACAGATGAGATGCATTTGAGATCCAGTGAGACACTCACTCTCCTGTGGAGCAtctaagaataaataaaacacagttaaCCTTTAGTAATTTGGTAGAGGATGTTTACGTTATATTTCTTGtatgacagatttttttccaataCTTACCATCATGATATACTGAGTTCTAGTTTAGTCTTTTACACAGTCGTCCACCCGGCGCCGTAATCAAGCATCCGACAGCTGCATacttgtaaacacacacactttaatgttGAAGACCCCTTAAAagaaatactttttaaataaaagctgcttaCATGTAAACAAGATAACCCCCATTACAAAACGTACAGAAATATCTCACAAAGCAAAAAATCTATTATTTGACAGTAAcagatatgaataaataattttcacCTCTGTTCATCGCTGGTGTGAGAGGTGCACAGTTTCCAGTCTGCCACAGTCGGGTCCAACAGCCTAATATCAGTGCAGTGTGGAGTGCTCAGGGACTTTCCTGTGCTCTTGCTCTCCTTCCTGTGTTATAGTTCATGGTTACATAATCCATCATCCGCTGGGATTCCCAGCCTTTTTCCTGTTTCACGTAATAAGACAGGaatctttctcttctctttgggCTCTTGCTTCTCTTTGGGCTCTTGCTTCTCTTTCTTCCTGTTCCTGTCTTTGTCTTGCTTCTTCTCTCAACCTCCTCTCTTCTTGTTCATGTCTCTCCCTccgctcctcttcctctctccatctgATTCTTGCTGCTTCCTTATGCATCTCATAGGAGTAACAGGTTCCTCCGTTCTCCTCCACCATTCTGTCTATCTTCTGCAGTAGCTCACTGACCTGCTCTCTGTTTCTCAGGTCTTTATTGTTGAAGATGTGATATCTACCTCCACACTGAGCAACTAGCCTGCTGAGAGATCTGTTCTGCTGAAGCAACATATTCACAGAATTCCCCTCTAACTGGTCTCCATAAGTGAAGAGAAtcattgtgtattttttcatctctctcccaAAAATCAGCTCTAATCTCTCTATAACATTTTCCTCCTGTTCAGTGAATCTGATATTAATGGGCTGGATGTAAAGGAAAGCGTGAGGTCCTGGACTGGACAGATAAACACTCCTCCTTATCTCCTTTCTCCTCACTGTGTGGAATAACCATGGTGGGTGGAGAAACGGTGGTGAGTCAGAAAACAGTAGCGGGTGGAGAAACGGTGGTGGTTCGAAAAACCCTGGTGGGTCGAGAAATGGTGGCGAGTCAGAAAACGGTGGTGAGTCGGAAAACGGTGTTGGGTCAAATAACCGTGGTGTGCGGAATAACCCTGGTGTGTCGAAGAACTCTGGTGTGTCGATCACAGACACAGTCCTCCCTGAAACCACTCCATGACTTGCTGTAAACTAAACAGGTGATTCTTTATCCTGATTTTTTACTCCACTGATCCCCAACATAtagagatatgtgtgtgtgtgtgtgtgtgtgtgtgtgtgtgagagagagagactgtaacCTGATAATGGGACGCTATAAAGAACCAATTCTAATCTGAAGGCTCATACACCTGGTACTGAATATGTGCAGCAATTAGGGGAGTAACTCGATGCATCAATATAACAGGGGAGTGactaaaatacataaatgcaacaattataaattattattaaattatttaaaaagaataaataattggTGTGTaccaaataatttacatttttaaactgatgtgctAATAATTTAATAGGCTAGCATGTGTGCCCTAGCAGCAATAAACGTGTAACCATGTCTACTAGAgacttttaaatgcttttatattattacactATAAATATGAATCCAAAAGAATATGTTAATATACTTACAGTTAATTGCTAGAGCgtctttaattttattaattaacattctggcttGCTCTGGACTTTGGGAGACGTTGTTGAAGACGTGATATCTGTTGTGAAATCTCTGCACGACTTCCTTCAGTCCCTCTGTGGCTTCTATAAACTCTTCTATAGTGAGATCTTCTCTCTCCAGCTCGTCTCCTCTGGTGAAGAGGATCCACGTGTTCTGGAGGAGATTTTTAGGTATAAAGTTCTCAATCAGAGAaacagtttctttttcttcaggTGTGAATCGGTCTGCCTTCATCACCAGCAGCATCACAGTGCGAGCTGACTCGTCTAACTGGAGGCCAGATCTCCATTTCCCTATTGTAATCTCATTGCTTGTTTCTGTGTTGAAGAGTCCTGGTGTGTCGTAGACATCAAGAGTCACTCCATCAAAAGTCACGCTTTCCTTCTGAACCTCCTGAGTTACAGATTTAAAGCTCTTCTTGGAAATAAACCCCTTTTTCCCTAGTATGGTGTTTCCTGAAGCACTTTTCCCAGCTCCTGTTTTTCCAAGCAGAATAATATTATAACTCAGAGGACGAGAGGTCTTCTTTGATGCCATTATTGATGCCCTTTTTTTTCGGTAAGCCATCATCTACCTGGTGAAAGGTTTATAGAAAGGTAAAAAAGATTAAGTGTATTAACCCTTTTATGAATACAtacattaaagcattaaagatACAGAAATATGGCTAATACATGCAATACTATGCAATATTATttgcaaaatgtattatataaacTCTCCAATCTTTCTGCTTTCGTGTAATTATAAGtaattacaatatattataaCTAGTTAGTAGCTCAATTCCAATAATAGTATTTATTGTACTATTGATCTATAAACACCACATTagataatcaataataataataataat
This region includes:
- the LOC113547081 gene encoding GTPase IMAP family member 4 — protein: MASKKTSRPLSYNIILLGKTGAGKSASGNTILGKKGFISKKSFKSVTQEVQKESVTFDGVTLDVYDTPGLFNTETSNEITIGKWRSGLQLDESARTVMLLVMKADRFTPEEKETVSLIENFIPKNLLQNTWILFTRGDELEREDLTIEEFIEATEGLKEVVQRFHNRYHVFNNVSQSPEQARMLINKIKDALAINWRTVSVIDTPEFFDTPGLFRTPRLFDPTPFSDSPPFSDSPPFLDPPGFFEPPPFLHPLLFSDSPPFLHPPWLFHTVRRKEIRRSVYLSSPGPHAFLYIQPINIRFTEQEENVIERLELIFGREMKKYTMILFTYGDQLEGNSVNMLLQQNRSLSRLVAQCGGRYHIFNNKDLRNREQVSELLQKIDRMVEENGGTCYSYEMHKEAARIRWREEEERRERHEQEERRLREEARQRQEQEEREARAQREARAQREEKDSCLIT